A region of Liolophura sinensis isolate JHLJ2023 chromosome 8, CUHK_Ljap_v2, whole genome shotgun sequence DNA encodes the following proteins:
- the LOC135472481 gene encoding LOW QUALITY PROTEIN: ras-related protein Rab-30-like (The sequence of the model RefSeq protein was modified relative to this genomic sequence to represent the inferred CDS: deleted 1 base in 1 codon), producing MEDYKYLFKVVLIGNAGVGKTCLVRRFTQGLFPPGQGATIGVDFMIKTVEIDGEKIKLQIWDTAGQERFRSITQSYYRSANALILVYDVCLQDSFESLPQWITEMENYAGKNILTYLVGNKTDQINRREIPTAIGQQFAQRYEMRFLETSAKEADNVEKLFLEIGKELTKLTRENEVRPKGEAGFTPGSATTVSSFSCCKI from the exons ATGGAAGATTACAAATACCTGTTCAAGGTGGTGTTGATTGGTAATGCAGGTGTTGGCAAAACATGCCTAGTGAGGAGATTCACCCAg GGGTTATTCCCACCCGGTCAAGGGGCCACAATAGGTGTGGATTTCATGATTAAGACTGTGGAAATTGACGGTGAAAAAATAAAG TTACAGATCTGGGACACTGCTGGCCAAGAGAGATTCCGGTCCATCACTCAGAGTTACTACCGCTCTGCCAATGCCCTCATCCTTGTATATGATGTTTGCCTACAAGACTCATTTGAGAGCCTGCCCCAGTGGATTACTGAGATGGAGAACTATGCTGGCAAGAATATCCTCACATATTTAGTAG GTAACAAGACGGATCAAATTAACCGGCGTGAGATACCCACAGCCATTGGACAGCAGTTTGCTCAGCGCTACGAGATGCGCTTTCTGGAAACTTCGGCCAAAGAAGCAGATAATGTTGAA AAACTCTTTCTGGAAATTGGCAAAGAACTGACGAAATTAACCCGCGAGAATGAAGTGCGTCCCAAGGGAGAGGCAGGCTTTACTCCTGGCAGTGCCACAACAGTATCTTCCTTCAGCTGTTGTAAGATCTAA